A segment of the Ipomoea triloba cultivar NCNSP0323 chromosome 1, ASM357664v1 genome:
CCGAAATAATCACAATCTTGTAAATTTAAAgatatgttttgtaattttttacaATGAACGACAAAAATAACCTATAGCAAATATACGAGGACCAATCCTGAGATGGATAGTTGAATGgatggagtaaaatttttgtaccTAAAAGTCACAAGTTCAATTGTTACAAACGTCCTCCCTTCCTATTGAAAATTATTACACGAGAGCATGGTTTATCAATACGCATCATTGGATAGTAACTTTATATTTTTCTCATCacccacaaaaaaaatatttgagggCCAATATTAAATTACTTATGTAATGTAACTATGTGACTATGTGAGTATGATAAATATTATGTTACATTGTTTAGTTCCAATTATGAGATTACCAAACAATGTTATATTGATGTATTCTCAAATTATACCCTTCATTTTTACTCCTTGATGTAACAGACAATGATAGATTATTGTTATCATGTGAGGtagaaaaatttttaaataaaaaatttaagagtgAAAGTAAAATTGAATAGTAGAACGTGAGAGTCCATCTAATTTCCATATTTTACTCTACTTCAGTTTCCAACGTACACGATCCCAATTTATTCCCAAATCCCTAGCCCTAATTTGGACCCGAAAATCAAATTCAATAGCAATCGAGAACAAAAGCGACTCTTTCTTCCAGTCTGTGTTTCTCGTTACAGGTTCAAAATCCTGAAAGATGGACATAATATCGCAGTTACAAGAACAAGTGAACACAACCGCAGCTCTCGCTTTCAATACCTTCGGAACGCTTCAGAGGGACGCTTCTCCGGTTCGATTATCGCCTAATTATCCGGAACCTCCCGCCGCCGCTAAGCCTGCGGACGATGctgctgcggcggcggcggcggctgcaACTGCAACTGCAACGGTTAATGCCGTGGAGCAATCCAAGCTCATGGGCGCTGAACTTGTCAAAGCTGCTAAACAGGTAAACCGTTTTGGATGTTCGATTAAATGATGATTTGGTGTTTACTGGTTTA
Coding sequences within it:
- the LOC116016643 gene encoding mediator of RNA polymerase II transcription subunit 21; its protein translation is MDIISQLQEQVNTTAALAFNTFGTLQRDASPVRLSPNYPEPPAAAKPADDAAAAAAAAATATATVNAVEQSKLMGAELVKAAKQFDTLVAALPLSEGGEEAQLKRIAELQAENDAIGQELQKQLEAAEKELKQVQELFNQASDNCLNLKKPD